One segment of Rhodopirellula baltica SH 1 DNA contains the following:
- a CDS encoding DUF4013 domain-containing protein, which yields MRRFFQSIRKATWTLFCLASLALILAFVTALPLLQLITLGYLLAVAGHLASGGQLKDALPNLNAAGVFGAAFLALAVASAPTRLLAHWESVAAVIDPGSPDATRLRIGALALSAFLTVYLGWAWVRGGRLKHYLWPQPKRFFKEAWRPSTWSQFADRVWAFLKGLRIPALFWMGVRGALLTLVWLIPAFVIMGVTRQGDNAADGLLGVLALFTLAFVLLYLPMLQTHFAAQNNWRAMFQWRQVRSDFRYAPWSWAGAMLVGLVLMPIPLYLLKIEATPQEITWLPCLVFVAFMLPARIAEGLALRRCRRLRVLAESGEWSPGVWSGRWWFVSRWAVRLVVMPAIVGFYMLVLMGSQFTSWDGVETWVRQHALLVPVPFVGV from the coding sequence ATGCGACGCTTCTTTCAATCCATTCGAAAAGCCACTTGGACGCTGTTTTGTCTTGCGTCGTTGGCGTTGATCTTGGCGTTCGTCACGGCGCTTCCGTTGTTGCAGTTGATCACGTTGGGGTATCTGCTCGCCGTTGCCGGGCATCTGGCCTCGGGAGGGCAACTCAAAGACGCGCTGCCGAATTTGAACGCGGCGGGGGTCTTTGGAGCCGCGTTTTTGGCGCTCGCGGTTGCGTCCGCACCGACTCGATTGCTGGCTCATTGGGAATCCGTTGCTGCGGTGATTGATCCGGGGTCTCCCGATGCGACTCGACTGCGGATCGGGGCTCTCGCGCTGTCGGCGTTCTTGACCGTTTACTTGGGTTGGGCTTGGGTTCGCGGCGGACGGCTGAAGCACTATCTGTGGCCACAGCCCAAACGGTTTTTCAAAGAAGCGTGGCGTCCGTCGACTTGGTCGCAGTTTGCGGATCGAGTGTGGGCGTTTTTAAAAGGCCTGCGGATTCCGGCATTGTTTTGGATGGGCGTTCGCGGTGCCTTGCTGACTTTGGTTTGGTTGATTCCCGCGTTTGTGATCATGGGTGTGACTCGGCAAGGCGACAACGCCGCGGATGGTCTGCTGGGCGTGTTGGCTTTGTTCACGCTCGCGTTTGTGCTGCTGTACTTGCCGATGTTGCAAACTCACTTTGCGGCCCAAAACAATTGGCGAGCGATGTTCCAGTGGCGGCAAGTTCGCAGTGACTTTCGATACGCACCTTGGTCTTGGGCGGGAGCGATGTTGGTCGGGTTGGTGCTGATGCCGATCCCGCTGTACCTGCTGAAGATTGAAGCGACTCCGCAAGAGATCACTTGGTTGCCGTGTTTGGTGTTTGTGGCATTCATGCTGCCGGCTCGAATCGCAGAAGGGTTGGCGCTGCGTCGATGCCGGCGGCTGCGTGTCCTAGCGGAATCGGGCGAATGGTCTCCGGGTGTTTGGTCGGGGCGTTGGTGGTTTGTCTCTCGATGGGCGGTTCGGTTGGTGGTGATGCCCGCGATTGTCGGCTTCTACATGCTGGTTCTGATGGGCAGCCAATTCACCAGTTGGGACGGTGTGGAAACTTGGGTTCGCCAGCATGCTTTGTTGGTGCCCGTCCCGTTCGTGGGCGTTTGA
- a CDS encoding alpha-amylase/4-alpha-glucanotransferase domain-containing protein has protein sequence MSPHVHLCLVLHNHQPIGNFDGVFEQAYQDSYLPFLEVFEPYDALNISLHTSGPLMLWLAERHPEYLDRVRLLVEAGRIEIVGGPQYEPILTMLPRRDRVGQIQSYSSWLQRNLGVSPAGMWMPERVWESGLTADVAAAGMRYTVLDDYHFKSAGMAEEELRSYFVVEDQGQLLRVFPGSEQLRYTIPFRPAHETIDYLRGIAHSNPGAVMTFGDDGEKFGTWPDTKSHVYDEGWLRSFFDALTENQEWLHTVTLAESIQNAAPAGKAYLPDCSYREMTVWSLPAESQEILDDVSHAMENDERWSHLESFVRGGFWRNFKVKYEETNEMYARMMHVSDRLAKAEASGHDAGELSEIRDHLYRGQCNCPYWHGAFGGIYLPHLRNAIYEHLIQADTLLQEIEGTLHTVSATAGDYDYDGQQEIRLSNESMVAWIDPAQGGRMYEWDLRGINHNLLATLQRRPEAYHRKVLAGPSSAGGDVASIHDRVVFKQEGLDQMIQYDRYARKSLMDHFFDNEATLESVSRGESPERGDFVELPFEAKLRRGSDRVQAQLRRDGNAWGIPITLTKAVTLQEGSGNLSVTYLLENLPPASPLHFAVEWNFAGLPSGADDRYFSDVDGNQLGQLGERLDLTDVRGLSLSDRWLGVDIDLRTNRDSGVWAFPVETVSQSEAGFELVHQSVCVMPHWIITADAEGRWAVTIDIATRCENSVELQSHDHVNA, from the coding sequence ATGTCGCCTCACGTTCACCTTTGCTTGGTCCTTCACAACCACCAGCCAATCGGAAACTTCGATGGCGTGTTTGAACAAGCGTACCAGGACAGCTACTTGCCGTTTCTGGAGGTGTTTGAACCCTACGACGCCCTGAACATCTCGCTGCACACCTCTGGCCCGTTGATGCTGTGGTTGGCCGAACGCCATCCCGAGTACCTCGACCGTGTGCGTTTGCTGGTCGAAGCCGGCCGCATCGAGATCGTCGGTGGGCCTCAGTACGAACCGATCCTGACGATGTTGCCCCGACGTGATCGCGTGGGCCAGATCCAATCGTACAGTTCATGGCTGCAACGCAACCTAGGTGTCTCGCCCGCCGGCATGTGGATGCCCGAACGAGTTTGGGAATCAGGACTGACCGCCGACGTGGCTGCGGCCGGAATGCGTTACACCGTCTTGGACGACTACCACTTCAAATCCGCTGGGATGGCGGAAGAAGAACTGCGCAGTTATTTCGTTGTCGAAGACCAAGGCCAACTGCTCCGCGTCTTCCCTGGCAGCGAACAACTTCGCTACACGATCCCATTCCGCCCGGCTCACGAAACGATCGACTACCTACGCGGGATCGCTCATTCGAATCCCGGTGCCGTGATGACGTTCGGTGACGATGGCGAAAAGTTCGGCACTTGGCCCGACACGAAATCGCACGTCTACGACGAAGGCTGGTTGCGTTCGTTCTTTGATGCGTTGACTGAAAACCAAGAGTGGCTGCACACGGTCACCTTGGCAGAATCGATCCAAAACGCGGCTCCAGCTGGCAAAGCCTACCTGCCCGATTGCAGCTATCGCGAAATGACGGTTTGGTCGCTGCCCGCGGAATCACAAGAGATCCTCGACGACGTTTCCCACGCGATGGAAAACGACGAACGCTGGAGTCACTTGGAATCGTTCGTGCGAGGAGGTTTCTGGCGGAACTTCAAAGTCAAATACGAAGAAACCAACGAGATGTACGCTCGCATGATGCACGTGAGCGATCGGTTGGCCAAAGCCGAAGCCAGCGGTCACGATGCGGGTGAGCTCTCCGAAATTCGCGACCACCTGTATCGCGGTCAATGCAACTGCCCGTACTGGCACGGTGCCTTCGGCGGAATCTACTTGCCTCACCTTCGCAACGCGATCTACGAACACCTGATCCAAGCCGACACGTTGCTTCAAGAAATCGAAGGCACGTTGCACACCGTTTCGGCAACCGCGGGCGACTACGACTACGACGGCCAACAAGAAATCCGGCTGTCCAACGAATCCATGGTCGCTTGGATCGATCCCGCCCAAGGTGGCCGGATGTACGAGTGGGATTTGCGAGGCATCAACCACAACTTGTTGGCCACGCTGCAGCGTCGCCCGGAAGCCTACCATCGCAAAGTCCTGGCTGGACCAAGCTCCGCCGGTGGCGACGTGGCCAGCATCCACGACCGAGTCGTGTTCAAACAAGAAGGGCTGGATCAAATGATTCAGTACGACCGTTACGCTCGCAAGAGTTTGATGGACCACTTCTTTGACAACGAAGCGACGTTGGAATCCGTCTCACGCGGCGAGTCGCCCGAACGAGGTGACTTTGTAGAACTTCCATTCGAAGCCAAACTGCGTCGAGGCAGCGACCGCGTTCAAGCTCAACTGCGCCGCGATGGCAATGCTTGGGGAATTCCAATCACGCTGACCAAAGCGGTCACGTTGCAAGAAGGCAGCGGCAACTTGTCCGTGACTTACTTGCTGGAGAACCTGCCACCGGCCAGCCCTCTGCACTTCGCCGTGGAGTGGAACTTTGCTGGTCTGCCGTCCGGAGCTGACGACCGTTATTTCAGCGACGTCGACGGCAACCAACTCGGGCAACTCGGCGAACGTTTGGACCTCACCGATGTTCGCGGCTTGTCGCTCTCGGATCGTTGGTTGGGCGTCGACATCGACTTGCGAACCAATCGCGACAGTGGCGTTTGGGCATTCCCAGTCGAAACGGTCAGTCAAAGCGAAGCTGGGTTTGAACTCGTGCATCAATCGGTGTGCGTGATGCCTCACTGGATCATCACTGCGGATGCCGAAGGACGCTGGGCGGTCACGATCGACATCGCGACTCGCTGCGAAAATTCGGTCGAACTTCAATCCCACGATCATGTGAACGCGTAA
- a CDS encoding serine/threonine-protein kinase, which translates to MTARLKLVMDPGESTRRLRVGMRLDKYRLVKKLGEGGFATVYSAHDTIEDRDVALKIPESHSSDDHQSADDLQREVRIMASLSHESILPLKDARYIDGHFVMVFPLGEETLHDRLGRRMARATTLDYVRQMTSAVAYAHERRVLHRDIKPENFILFPNSKICLTDFGLARIERGRHAVSASGTLGYIAPEQAMGKPTYRSDVFSLGLVIYRMLSGSLPEYPFEAPLPSYAKLRRGLNQEFVDWIRKSMDPKPLKRFRDGVAMANALDRIKSLTVPGSATGTTSTRSTRHRTRRVA; encoded by the coding sequence GTGACGGCACGTTTGAAATTGGTGATGGATCCCGGCGAATCGACGCGTCGTCTTCGCGTCGGCATGCGGTTGGATAAATACCGGCTCGTCAAAAAGCTTGGCGAAGGTGGGTTTGCGACCGTTTATTCCGCCCACGACACGATCGAGGATCGCGACGTGGCGCTGAAAATTCCGGAGTCCCATTCTTCGGACGATCACCAATCTGCCGACGACCTGCAACGCGAAGTCCGCATCATGGCGAGCCTGTCGCACGAGAGTATTTTGCCGCTCAAGGACGCTCGGTACATCGACGGCCACTTCGTGATGGTGTTCCCACTTGGCGAAGAAACCTTGCACGATCGACTTGGTCGCCGTATGGCTCGAGCAACCACGCTGGACTACGTCCGTCAAATGACATCGGCCGTCGCGTACGCACACGAACGCCGAGTGCTGCACCGCGATATCAAACCTGAGAACTTCATTCTCTTTCCCAACTCCAAGATCTGCCTGACCGACTTCGGGTTGGCACGGATCGAACGTGGCCGTCACGCCGTTTCGGCATCGGGAACGCTCGGTTACATCGCGCCCGAGCAAGCGATGGGCAAACCAACGTACCGCAGCGACGTGTTCTCGCTCGGCTTGGTGATCTACCGGATGTTGTCGGGATCGCTGCCCGAGTACCCGTTCGAAGCCCCTTTGCCTTCGTACGCCAAACTGCGTCGCGGTCTGAACCAAGAGTTTGTGGACTGGATCCGTAAGTCGATGGATCCCAAACCGCTGAAACGATTCCGAGACGGAGTCGCGATGGCCAACGCACTGGACCGGATCAAATCGTTGACCGTTCCTGGCTCCGCAACGGGAACCACTTCCACAAGAAGCACCCGGCACCGAACACGCCGAGTCGCGTGA
- a CDS encoding mandelate racemase/muconate lactonizing enzyme family protein: MSAPKPLRFPANPAPTALKQFALTLQSESYRYRTPMKFGGRVVEEVTVLTAQCTATNQAGQVADGDQIGIGSMTMGVAWAWPDASVADGTKLEVVLELASRMAAQVNEASGTLTGHPMEICLQLASQREDLVAAVAAGHDLTAPIPELAILLAASPIEAALFDAHGKAAGQSSYSLLSAEHLPPDLGEMTGDDRYAGLRLDQFISSSPVATLPLYHLVGALDPLTQDDLAEPVGDGLPETLGEWITRNELTHLKIKLNGDDADWDFRRVRDINTVANETTDRGSSTGKPWWFSLDFNERCEDEAYVLGLLDRLESECPEAFERIQYIEQPTHRDLKRPGAVTMHQAAARIPVVIDESLTGLESLHLAVSQGYSGIALKACKGHAEALLLGAIAVHENLFLCVQDLTCVGASLLHSASLSAHIPGVAAVESNGRQYCPEGNAEWMACFGPMFEVRGGSVPTSCLDGPGLGY, encoded by the coding sequence TTGTCTGCCCCAAAGCCACTTCGTTTCCCCGCCAATCCTGCTCCAACGGCTCTCAAACAGTTCGCATTGACCCTGCAATCGGAATCGTATCGCTACCGGACGCCGATGAAATTTGGCGGGCGGGTGGTCGAAGAGGTCACGGTTTTGACGGCTCAGTGCACCGCGACGAATCAGGCAGGTCAGGTCGCCGATGGTGATCAGATCGGGATCGGCAGCATGACGATGGGAGTGGCCTGGGCGTGGCCGGACGCTTCTGTCGCCGATGGAACCAAGCTGGAGGTCGTGTTGGAGTTGGCCAGTCGCATGGCCGCGCAAGTCAACGAAGCGTCGGGAACCCTTACTGGACACCCGATGGAAATTTGTCTGCAGTTGGCCAGTCAGCGTGAGGATCTGGTCGCTGCCGTCGCGGCGGGGCACGATCTGACAGCACCGATTCCGGAACTGGCGATCTTGTTGGCCGCATCGCCAATCGAAGCCGCTTTGTTTGACGCTCATGGGAAAGCTGCAGGGCAGAGCAGTTACAGCCTGCTGTCGGCGGAGCATCTTCCGCCGGATTTGGGTGAGATGACCGGCGATGATCGCTACGCAGGTCTACGTTTGGATCAGTTCATTTCTTCGTCGCCCGTCGCCACGTTGCCGCTGTACCACTTGGTCGGGGCGCTCGATCCATTGACGCAAGATGATTTGGCGGAACCCGTCGGGGATGGTTTGCCCGAGACGCTCGGTGAGTGGATCACTCGCAACGAGTTGACTCACCTGAAGATCAAGTTGAACGGCGACGACGCCGACTGGGATTTTCGCCGCGTTCGAGACATCAACACGGTGGCCAACGAAACGACTGACCGCGGATCGTCGACCGGCAAGCCTTGGTGGTTCTCGTTGGATTTCAACGAACGCTGCGAGGACGAAGCCTACGTGCTCGGGTTGCTGGACCGATTGGAATCGGAGTGCCCGGAAGCGTTCGAGCGGATCCAATACATCGAGCAACCCACTCATCGTGACTTAAAGCGACCGGGCGCGGTGACGATGCATCAAGCGGCCGCGAGAATCCCCGTCGTGATCGATGAGTCGCTGACGGGACTGGAAAGTCTGCATCTGGCCGTGTCGCAAGGTTACAGTGGCATTGCGTTGAAGGCTTGCAAGGGGCACGCCGAAGCGTTGTTGCTCGGCGCGATCGCGGTGCACGAGAACTTGTTCTTGTGCGTGCAAGACCTGACGTGCGTGGGAGCGTCGCTGCTGCACTCAGCGTCATTGTCAGCTCATATCCCCGGCGTGGCCGCGGTGGAGAGCAATGGCCGCCAGTACTGCCCGGAGGGCAACGCCGAATGGATGGCTTGCTTCGGACCGATGTTCGAAGTCCGAGGCGGAAGCGTGCCGACGAGTTGCTTGGATGGCCCCGGGCTCGGGTATTGA
- a CDS encoding DUF1501 domain-containing protein, translated as MNAPRPSHSGNFCGRTRREFVWETGCGFGAAALSSMLASDGLLPHASAATASQVSGSAGPMAVKPPHFAPKAKTVIFLFMYGGPSHIDTFDHKPAMKGMDGKTVDVKTFGRGGHKAGGRIVEPRWDFAPHGECGKMVSTLFPNVAKHVDDIAFLHSLTADSPIHGSAMLMMNSGKILSGSPALGSWLTYGLGSENQNMPGFVVMLDPTGGPISGAKNWSSGYMPATYQGTVFRTEGNPILDLNPPSDFPPGLQRRLIDSIQDANRRHLVQHVGEEPLASRISSYELAYRMQSAAPEAVDLSDETEETLSMYGVNNPKTQAFGKRCLLARRLAQRGVRFIQLYSGGAHNDDNWDAHGDLEINHNKHAGATDQPIAALLADLKRTGMLDETLVVWGGEFGRQPTAEYANGSGRDHNAYGFTMWMAGGGIKGGVSYGTTDELGAAAVENPLHVRNLHATILHQMGLDPNHLSYFYGGLDQKLVGVEHVRPIHEIIA; from the coding sequence ATGAACGCACCTCGACCAAGCCATTCCGGTAACTTCTGTGGCCGCACCCGTCGCGAATTCGTCTGGGAAACCGGATGTGGGTTCGGAGCCGCCGCGCTGAGCTCGATGCTGGCCTCCGATGGATTGTTGCCACATGCGTCTGCGGCAACGGCGTCACAGGTCTCCGGATCGGCGGGACCGATGGCGGTCAAACCACCGCACTTCGCTCCCAAAGCCAAGACGGTGATCTTCTTGTTCATGTACGGCGGCCCCAGCCACATCGACACGTTTGATCACAAACCTGCGATGAAAGGCATGGATGGCAAAACCGTCGACGTCAAAACGTTCGGTCGCGGCGGACACAAAGCCGGCGGCCGAATTGTTGAACCTCGTTGGGATTTTGCTCCTCACGGCGAATGCGGCAAAATGGTCAGCACGCTTTTCCCCAACGTTGCCAAACACGTCGACGACATCGCGTTCCTGCATTCATTGACCGCGGACTCGCCGATTCACGGATCCGCCATGCTGATGATGAACAGCGGCAAGATCCTGTCCGGCTCGCCCGCTCTGGGATCTTGGCTGACGTATGGGCTGGGCAGCGAAAACCAGAACATGCCGGGCTTCGTCGTGATGCTCGATCCGACCGGTGGTCCCATCAGCGGTGCCAAAAACTGGTCCAGCGGTTACATGCCGGCCACTTATCAAGGCACCGTGTTCCGCACCGAAGGCAATCCGATTCTCGATCTGAATCCGCCTTCCGATTTCCCACCTGGGTTGCAGCGTCGCCTGATCGATTCCATCCAAGACGCCAACCGCCGTCACTTGGTCCAACACGTTGGCGAAGAACCCTTGGCTTCGCGAATCTCCAGCTATGAACTGGCGTACCGAATGCAGTCCGCTGCACCGGAAGCGGTCGACCTCTCCGACGAGACCGAAGAAACGCTTTCGATGTACGGCGTGAACAATCCCAAAACGCAAGCCTTCGGCAAACGCTGCTTGCTCGCACGTCGTCTGGCTCAGCGCGGTGTTCGGTTCATCCAGCTTTACAGTGGCGGTGCCCACAACGACGACAACTGGGACGCCCACGGTGACCTGGAAATCAACCACAACAAACACGCCGGAGCGACTGACCAGCCCATCGCTGCGTTGCTGGCCGATCTGAAACGAACCGGCATGCTGGACGAAACCTTGGTCGTTTGGGGTGGCGAATTCGGACGTCAACCTACCGCGGAATACGCCAACGGCAGCGGCCGAGACCACAACGCCTACGGATTCACCATGTGGATGGCCGGAGGCGGAATCAAAGGCGGCGTCAGCTACGGGACGACCGACGAGCTCGGTGCCGCCGCGGTCGAAAACCCGCTGCACGTCCGTAACTTGCACGCCACGATCTTGCATCAAATGGGACTCGATCCAAACCATCTGTCCTACTTCTATGGTGGCTTGGACCAGAAACTGGTTGGCGTCGAACACGTTCGCCCCATCCACGAAATCATCGCCTGA
- a CDS encoding response regulator, translating to MTTAIRILAAGCTDTDSALLLDTISERGWDFRSVDNGANGLNQLQKYQPHLVLLDTELVEPDAYELCRQIKDDHTALVMLVTSLRDHSEIARGAEAGTDDFLSKPIAETDLRSRLVNLVALHDTIR from the coding sequence ATGACGACCGCAATCAGAATTCTCGCCGCTGGATGCACCGACACGGACTCTGCATTGCTTCTCGACACGATCTCTGAACGAGGCTGGGACTTCAGATCCGTTGACAACGGTGCGAACGGCCTCAATCAGTTGCAAAAGTACCAGCCACATCTTGTGTTGCTTGACACTGAACTCGTTGAACCAGACGCGTATGAACTGTGTCGTCAAATTAAAGATGATCACACTGCGTTGGTCATGCTCGTTACGTCCTTGAGGGACCACAGCGAGATTGCTCGCGGTGCGGAAGCAGGAACGGACGATTTCTTGTCGAAACCGATCGCAGAAACGGATCTTCGCAGTCGCTTGGTGAATCTCGTCGCCTTGCACGATACAATCCGTTGA
- a CDS encoding IS5 family transposase, whose amino-acid sequence MNDGGRKRYPSDLTDQQWEIICELIPQPRKSRKGGRPRTVDMREVVNTILYQCRSGCQWDMLPHDLLPKSTVYDYFAKWRDDGTLRKVNERLVGAIRMLEAPSEELEPSAGSIDSQSVKTSERSGSRGYDGGKKITGRKRNIVVDTLGLLLAVTVTIASVDDAYAARPVLKQLSQSKQSRLQVIWADSKYHNHALNSWLGRQANLTWKLEVIRRPKGAKGFVLLPKRWVVERTFSWFGRWRRLSRDYEHRTESSEAMIHVASIGRMLRRLAPTGDQPPFKYRLTT is encoded by the coding sequence ATGAACGACGGTGGACGAAAACGATATCCAAGCGACTTGACTGATCAGCAGTGGGAGATCATCTGCGAGTTGATTCCGCAGCCTCGCAAGAGTCGAAAGGGCGGTCGGCCACGCACTGTGGATATGCGTGAAGTCGTCAACACGATCCTCTACCAATGCCGTAGCGGCTGCCAGTGGGACATGCTCCCTCATGACCTTCTTCCCAAGAGCACGGTGTACGACTACTTCGCCAAGTGGCGTGATGATGGCACCCTGCGAAAAGTCAACGAGCGACTCGTTGGGGCGATTCGAATGCTGGAGGCGCCGAGTGAAGAACTGGAACCCAGCGCGGGCAGTATCGACAGCCAAAGCGTCAAGACAAGCGAACGAAGTGGAAGCCGAGGATACGACGGAGGCAAGAAAATCACGGGGCGAAAGCGAAACATTGTGGTCGACACGCTCGGTCTGCTACTTGCTGTCACGGTGACGATCGCATCGGTCGACGATGCCTATGCGGCTAGGCCGGTGCTGAAGCAGCTTTCGCAATCAAAGCAATCACGACTACAAGTTATCTGGGCCGATTCGAAGTACCACAATCACGCTTTGAATTCCTGGCTCGGTCGTCAAGCGAATCTGACTTGGAAGCTGGAGGTCATTCGGCGACCCAAGGGAGCAAAGGGATTTGTGTTGCTTCCGAAACGTTGGGTAGTGGAACGAACATTCAGTTGGTTTGGACGTTGGCGGCGACTCAGTCGCGACTATGAACACCGGACAGAATCAAGCGAAGCAATGATCCATGTCGCTTCGATCGGACGCATGCTTAGGCGACTTGCTCCAACCGGTGATCAACCTCCGTTCAAATATAGACTTACGACTTAA
- a CDS encoding IS701-like element ISRba4 family transposase has translation MDVAELEQLEDRLNAYLARFGDCFRRSDTRAHLTTYVRGQLSDLDAKSVEPIALQAGTPVRTLQEFIAQHRWDEDGLRRRLIHIVRDEHVNKNTVAIIDETSDVKKGDKTPGVQRQWCGKVGKQENCIVTVHLAAANEDFHCMVDGELFLPESWSNDRERCAAAGIPDEMVYRPKWQIALELLDRSKEEGIEYPWLTADEGYGGKPGFLEALADRDQKFVLEVPRTFSVWEKHPEVTEQPYRKGGRGRGRKTPRVKSGESSPRSVETVFWHGEAMKAKRWKRYRVKDGEKGPIIWEAKRVRVTLKGSDGLPGLSLWLVVARNVLDGELKFFVSNASEFASMAMLLQVAFQRWRVERCFEDQKQEVGLDCYEGRRYLGLKRHLIITSLSYLFLSQTCQQEREKKSGVDNSANSRRGRRNRCQLVTPS, from the coding sequence ATGGATGTCGCTGAACTGGAACAACTCGAAGATCGGTTAAATGCTTACTTGGCTCGCTTTGGCGATTGTTTTCGACGAAGCGACACGAGGGCTCATTTGACGACCTATGTCCGTGGTCAACTTTCCGACCTGGACGCCAAGAGTGTGGAGCCGATTGCGTTGCAAGCCGGTACACCGGTGCGAACCTTGCAGGAATTTATCGCCCAGCATCGGTGGGACGAAGATGGACTTCGCAGGAGGCTGATCCACATCGTCCGTGATGAGCATGTCAACAAGAACACTGTCGCGATCATTGACGAAACCAGCGACGTCAAGAAGGGCGACAAAACGCCTGGCGTGCAACGACAGTGGTGCGGCAAAGTCGGCAAGCAGGAGAACTGTATCGTCACGGTTCATCTGGCTGCGGCGAACGAAGACTTTCACTGCATGGTCGATGGTGAACTGTTCCTCCCCGAGAGCTGGAGTAACGACCGCGAGCGTTGTGCCGCCGCCGGCATTCCCGATGAGATGGTCTATCGCCCCAAGTGGCAGATCGCGTTGGAATTGCTTGATCGCAGTAAGGAGGAGGGGATTGAATATCCTTGGCTAACCGCTGACGAAGGCTACGGCGGTAAACCTGGATTCCTGGAAGCTCTTGCCGACCGCGATCAGAAGTTTGTGCTTGAAGTGCCGCGAACGTTTTCGGTTTGGGAGAAGCATCCCGAAGTGACCGAGCAGCCCTATCGCAAGGGCGGCCGCGGCCGAGGTCGCAAGACACCCCGCGTCAAGAGCGGGGAAAGTTCGCCGCGAAGTGTTGAAACAGTGTTCTGGCACGGCGAAGCGATGAAAGCGAAACGCTGGAAACGCTACCGCGTCAAAGACGGCGAGAAAGGTCCCATCATCTGGGAAGCCAAGCGGGTTCGCGTCACACTCAAAGGCAGCGACGGACTACCGGGGCTGTCTCTGTGGTTGGTGGTCGCGAGAAACGTGCTTGACGGCGAACTGAAATTCTTCGTCAGCAACGCGAGCGAGTTCGCTTCGATGGCGATGCTGCTACAGGTTGCGTTTCAGCGATGGCGAGTGGAACGTTGTTTCGAGGATCAGAAACAAGAGGTCGGCTTAGACTGTTACGAGGGGCGCCGATATTTGGGTCTGAAACGCCACTTGATCATCACGTCGTTGAGCTATCTGTTTCTTTCGCAAACCTGCCAGCAGGAGCGGGAAAAAAAATCCGGAGTGGACAATTCAGCAAATTCGCGACGCGGTCGACGCAATCGTTGTCAGCTGGTCACTCCCTCGTGA
- a CDS encoding LssY C-terminal domain-containing protein — protein MDPALDAVPRITETSDRHPGDPLNVELIGTKFQLESTMNAAGWYTASALGVKSDLEIAADTILSRPDDAAPVSSLYLDGRKEDFAFEQPVGDNPRHRHHVRFWKSNELSEDGRPKWIGAAVYDEHVGLSRTTGQITHVTAADVDAERDYLFECLEKTGQLESTFIVRGFHSKRSGRNGGGDLWETDGDLYRGVIRATNEPVVSAQDGEASNASRL, from the coding sequence ATGGACCCTGCATTGGATGCTGTGCCACGGATCACAGAAACAAGCGATCGTCATCCAGGTGACCCGCTGAATGTGGAGTTGATCGGCACGAAGTTCCAGCTCGAATCAACCATGAACGCCGCGGGCTGGTACACGGCGTCTGCACTGGGAGTCAAAAGCGACCTAGAGATTGCGGCTGACACGATTCTTTCGAGGCCGGATGATGCTGCGCCGGTTAGCAGTTTGTATCTCGATGGACGCAAGGAAGACTTTGCTTTTGAGCAACCGGTCGGCGATAACCCACGGCATCGACATCACGTGCGTTTTTGGAAGAGTAACGAGTTGAGCGAAGATGGAAGACCGAAATGGATCGGAGCGGCAGTCTACGATGAGCACGTCGGCCTCAGCCGAACAACGGGACAAATCACACATGTCACTGCCGCGGATGTTGATGCGGAGCGGGACTACCTCTTCGAATGCTTGGAGAAAACGGGACAACTCGAATCAACGTTCATTGTGCGTGGATTCCATTCAAAACGCTCCGGTCGAAACGGAGGCGGTGATCTCTGGGAAACCGATGGTGACCTCTATCGAGGCGTGATTCGCGCGACAAACGAACCCGTCGTGTCCGCTCAAGATGGAGAGGCATCAAACGCTTCCCGCCTTTGA